In Synechococcus sp. A18-25c, a single window of DNA contains:
- a CDS encoding oxidoreductase: MRRRQASTLRPSLLKALLPAAVIYVVALSWSAAEGISSTKVLRDLAQDCGAPLGQGFLSSVGYLLWMAAAAIALFAAFTGQIKGPVVNRQVAFCGGGFSLWLCLDDMFLVHDRYLGESFLYVTYAVFSVLLLVRFRGALRRFGGDSFVLAVILLGSSVLIDAFQGVFPASYETVQLFEEGAKFLGIAAWLAFWCHDVNASSKLSPS, encoded by the coding sequence CTCCTGCCAGCGGCTGTGATCTACGTGGTGGCACTCAGCTGGAGCGCGGCGGAAGGCATCAGTTCCACCAAGGTGCTGCGTGATCTGGCTCAGGATTGCGGTGCGCCTCTTGGCCAGGGATTTCTCTCAAGCGTCGGCTACCTGCTTTGGATGGCTGCAGCGGCGATCGCCCTGTTCGCTGCATTCACCGGTCAGATCAAAGGGCCTGTGGTGAATCGACAGGTCGCGTTCTGTGGCGGTGGCTTCTCGCTCTGGCTCTGCCTCGATGACATGTTCCTGGTCCATGACCGTTATCTGGGCGAGTCATTCCTCTATGTCACCTATGCGGTGTTCAGCGTTTTGTTGCTGGTTCGCTTTCGCGGAGCCTTGCGACGGTTTGGAGGCGATTCATTTGTTCTCGCAGTGATCCTGCTGGGTTCCTCAGTGCTGATTGATGCGTTCCAGGGGGTGTTTCCGGCGTCCTACGAAACGGTTCAGCTGTTCGAGGAGGGGGCGAAATTTCTGGGCATTGCAGCCTGGCTCGCTTTCTGGTGCCATGACGTGAACGCCTCCTCAAAGCTCAGCCCCTCTTGA
- a CDS encoding AI-2E family transporter, producing MTTWPAWMRWGLALPLLTLNLYVLRQLLVPLAPFPGLFLTAALIAFLLDIPCRWLTGRGLPRWLAIVMVTLFTIGALALAGVTLVPLLIDQLGQLINALPGFLASSEALVNRLQDWAAERGLPSEFGDLSSDLLTRLSSLASQLSQRLLGILGATLGTTINTVIVLVLAVFFLLGGEAITAGLARWLPQEWRELVVRTMVRTFRGYFAGQVLLAVILALGQIVVFTALQIPYGVLFAVLIGFTTLIPYASAFTIVAVSGLLAFQDLGTGLEILVAAILVGQVVDQVIQPRLMGSIVGLQPAWLLIALPLGAKAGDLYGFGDLLGLLLAVPVASSFKTLVDAWAARQGIPLASGEFSSGSE from the coding sequence ATGACCACCTGGCCGGCCTGGATGCGCTGGGGGCTGGCTCTGCCGTTGCTCACCCTCAACCTCTATGTGCTTCGTCAGCTGCTGGTGCCGCTGGCGCCGTTCCCGGGTTTGTTCCTCACTGCGGCACTGATCGCCTTCCTGCTCGACATCCCCTGCCGCTGGCTCACGGGGCGAGGGCTGCCCCGCTGGCTCGCGATCGTGATGGTGACCTTGTTCACCATCGGTGCGTTGGCCCTCGCCGGTGTCACGCTCGTGCCGCTGCTGATCGATCAGCTCGGCCAGCTGATCAATGCCTTACCCGGGTTTTTGGCGTCGTCGGAGGCTCTTGTCAATCGTTTGCAGGATTGGGCCGCCGAGCGTGGTTTGCCCAGTGAATTCGGTGATCTCAGCAGTGACCTGCTCACCCGCCTGAGCAGTCTGGCCAGTCAGTTGAGCCAGAGGTTGCTGGGCATTCTCGGGGCCACCCTCGGAACCACGATCAACACCGTGATCGTTCTGGTGCTGGCGGTGTTTTTTCTACTCGGTGGTGAGGCAATCACGGCAGGTCTTGCCCGCTGGTTGCCGCAGGAATGGCGTGAGTTGGTGGTGCGCACCATGGTGCGCACGTTCCGTGGTTATTTCGCCGGTCAGGTGTTGTTGGCCGTGATCCTGGCCCTGGGTCAGATCGTCGTCTTCACCGCTCTGCAGATTCCCTACGGCGTTCTGTTTGCGGTGCTGATCGGCTTCACGACGCTGATCCCCTATGCCAGCGCCTTCACCATCGTTGCGGTCAGCGGTCTGCTGGCCTTCCAAGACCTGGGCACAGGACTTGAAATTCTGGTGGCCGCCATCCTGGTGGGTCAGGTTGTCGATCAGGTGATCCAGCCCCGATTGATGGGAAGCATCGTGGGGTTGCAGCCGGCTTGGCTGCTGATTGCGCTGCCTTTGGGCGCCAAGGCTGGAGATCTCTATGGATTCGGCGATTTGCTTGGCTTGCTGCTGGCGGTGCCTGTCGCCAGCAGCTTCAAGACGCTTGTGGATGCCTGGGCCGCGCGCCAGGGGATTCCCCTGGCGTCAGGGGAGTTCAGCTCTGGGTCGGAATGA